The following DNA comes from Ptychodera flava strain L36383 chromosome 23 unlocalized genomic scaffold, AS_Pfla_20210202 Scaffold_24__1_contigs__length_23054250_pilon, whole genome shotgun sequence.
GtgaaacattcattttgttggttaGCATTCATGTATTCTTaatgttttactttgatttACCAACTACTTATTTATACTAACTGCCGGTTTATGTAATATCTGCTAACTAATATTGTTCTATGTGGCGAGGTTGGAGGCTTTCGTATTGAAATTTAATAAAGTAacagtttaaataaagtttactgTCCTAAATCTCTTCACACATCACAAACAAGACCCATGAGCTTTCAGCTAACCCTTTCTCATATTTGTAAATCTGTAGCAACTTACCGTTCACCACTCTAGGTCTATGCAAGTTTACTGAAGTTCCCGTTCCCCCGGAGTATACAACGCCCTCTATAGTGTATGGATTGGTACATTCAGCACCATTAAAGGTGAAATACCATCTGCCACAGCTGCCATCACTTCCTGCCAATCTCATATCTCCCATGAACTTCACAAACAAGGAAGTGTCGTCGTATTCTTTTGTAAAACTACATGTCTGAAATGGTAAAATCAAGTTTTGCTGAGTGCTGACAAGATATACTATATCATTGACAGGTATCAATACTAATTAATAACCATATACCATCAATATTGGTTTTATATCTCCATCTATTGACACATAATCTCTGGAACTctacaaaatatttcttttcttaaaaaaaactgtaaatatttgacattgcatgtatgtatgtatgtatgtatgtatgtatgtatgtatgtatgtatgtatgtatgtatgtatgtatgtatgtatgtacgtatgtatgtatgtacgtatgtatgtatgtatgtatgttttaagTCAAGTTTATTAGGAATTCTGTCAGCAAAAgccaacaaacaaaacaatcaaCAACTATTAAAAGTTACACAGAGACAATTGACCAGCAGAAAAGACGTGGAAACAACTGAGACTTAAAAACCATACAATAAACaatcaaaacaaacagaaaagctGACAACAATTCAGAAACTGTCTAAACCCTTAAAGCAGAACAGGCCGTTTTATATGTAGGGATGTTCTGAATACGGAGGACTGTGACTGAGACACGATTCCGGTCTTTGCCACATGATGTAAGGGATTATTTATGACCATGTGGAATTACAAAATCGCCCTTACAGGTAGAATCTGTATTATGGTTATTGATAACTaacatgtttgaatttgtaacttAGATACTGTGGTGCACAGtaaaggctgcattcacaaataataGTGAAGTGGGGTGGGGAGAGGGAGGTCAGAGGAATCgcgatttaattttttttcagaccaCCCTCAATACACTCAAgtcattttcaagtccccctgtatgatcaaactttttcaagtcccaagaaaaaataaacatatattacaCAATTCTGCTCGCAATTGTTTGGCACTACCTGTtatcagcagtttgtagagctaTATTTCTAAGGAAAGTtcttaaatttattcatttttaaatgcatcacttgacttttttgatttatcagtgtaagacgacttgagttaatccaactctggccaggtcaatggcaccagctaaaaagcacacaaaatgacaatcatgagagagtatgcaaattgtgtattcctggctacagtttgccaaattgtgaaaaaaatgagcgcagtgacctaccgaaaaaatctttttcaaaagtacaagacatatatgacttaGGTGTTACTTAAaaaggttttacaaaattgacgatactggaaggttaaaatattccatcaaatgaatgttttaatctctgaaattttgggtataaaaattgcaaattgtgTACAAAAGGGATTCCATTTActcacacatttttttcatttaaattagagtcattactgttcaaagttttacatttgtgttattgtaagatgagatgtgaaaatttcattcgtggcatgaacttgaaatgaatggttttatacattgattttaagtgatttttgtttttgcatttgtagaaaatcaagcatggtgacccatccTTTTCTCTAATACGTGATTTTTCTCATAtgctagaattcaaaaatctcTGATAACTTTCAAATCTCATGTGTTACTCtgtggcctgatcttgtgtgcaagtatgtttcactgtcatgggcgtcatttgacccaaactcttcttcaactacatcagagtcagagctatctctgttactgccggtatgcagtgacagtgacactgcctgtAGCAGGGTAGTAGCTGTATTGACGTTGATAATTTTGATGACAACTTTGCTCAGTTTAAGCAACTGCGTTCTTGTATTTACTccttacagcatgttgaactgtccagtattcagcttgccaacacagcctgtgtatgtgtactgtgcattcGTATAATTTCTGTCTTGACTCTAATTCAATATTATCACCAATACTTATatgtacaggctttgtcgataaactgaatattgtgtgtttcagcatgctgtgggatgacagcaagaaactgtatttaatatactgcatagaaatatcgaaaaaattatcaacatttgcagGTTTTGCCCCGTTACAAGGGCAACTTCTTGTTTCTACGGAAATTCAATGGCATTCCGATACATTTGTAGATTTCTTCGAGATCAAAGTCATGAAATGCGACAAGATCGTTCAagacattagaaccattggatgacattaaaatgtaagAAGAACAACGCTTCAAGATACCCGAACTCTTGTTGATCTTTGTGACAATGAAATCAAAGTGCGTTTCATGTGATGGTGTAATTACTGAGGTAGCCATAGAATTACAGAATCGTTTTCGGACAAtcttgtgtctgtgtgtgtctatgtgtctgtctatctgtgtgtgtatttgtgtcTGTGGCTGTGTGTATGGGCATACTCATCCGATTCACCAATTATGTTTGATAAATGTCAAAACTGAAATTAAGATGTGTGGCTATCATGAGCACAGATTGATCAGATATAACTAACCACTAGCTGCCCACTATCCCTTCCATCTGCCAAATTATTCCATGCACACTGTCTCCAGTTTGTGGAAGTTGGCGCCGGATCTCCATCATCTCCTGGTGGTCCTGGTGGTCCAGGTGGACCTGGTGGTCCGGGCATTCCAGACTCACATGGCTGCAAAAATAAACAGGACCACAAGGACATTCTTA
Coding sequences within:
- the LOC139124756 gene encoding collagen triple helix repeat-containing protein 1-like; the encoded protein is MKNKGLTLLLFVTLLVKYCDGFYKKTDVMKPCESGMPGPPGPPGPPGPPGDDGDPAPTSTNWRQCAWNNLADGRDSGQLVTCSFTKEYDDTSLFVKFMGDMRLAGSDGSCGRWYFTFNGAECTNPYTIEGVVYSGGTGTSVNLHRPRVVNGFCNGLSAGSYTIAYNCGNCNGYGYYDLYFCWKSTCKIIIEEYPPSPY